A portion of the Acidisoma sp. PAMC 29798 genome contains these proteins:
- the radC gene encoding RadC family protein — protein sequence MGLFTGLPETKAAPTASVAGADGHRTRMRNRLLTAGSDSLADHEVLEMTLFLALPRRDTKPVARALLTRFRSFAGCISATPQELREIEGLGDAGVAALKTIQAAALRLMRAELIDQPVLNSWQRLMDYLTAVLAREKVEHFRVLYLDTRNRLIADEGQGRGTVNMTPVYPREIVRRALELNATALILVHNHPSGDPTPSAQDITMTRAIHAAAQPLSVMVHDHVIIGNGRWVSFRKEGLL from the coding sequence ATGGGTCTGTTCACCGGCCTGCCGGAGACGAAGGCCGCCCCGACCGCGTCAGTCGCGGGCGCCGACGGCCATCGCACTCGCATGCGCAACCGCCTGCTGACCGCCGGATCCGACTCCCTGGCGGATCACGAGGTCCTGGAAATGACGCTGTTCCTCGCCCTGCCCCGCCGGGACACCAAACCCGTCGCCCGCGCCCTGCTGACGCGCTTCCGTAGCTTCGCCGGCTGTATCTCCGCCACACCCCAGGAACTGCGTGAGATCGAAGGCCTGGGGGATGCCGGGGTCGCCGCCCTTAAGACCATTCAAGCGGCGGCGCTCAGGTTGATGCGTGCCGAACTGATCGACCAACCCGTCCTCAATAGTTGGCAGCGCCTGATGGACTATCTGACCGCCGTCCTGGCGCGCGAGAAGGTCGAGCACTTCCGCGTCCTCTATCTCGACACCCGCAACCGGCTCATAGCGGACGAAGGCCAAGGGCGCGGCACCGTCAATATGACGCCCGTCTACCCGCGCGAGATCGTCCGCCGCGCCCTGGAGTTGAACGCGACCGCCCTGATCCTGGTCCATAACCACCCCAGCGGCGACCCGACGCCCTCGGCCCAGGACATCACCATGACCCGCGCGATCCACGCCGCCGCGCAGCCGCTGTCGGTGATGGTCCACGATCACGTCATTATCGGGAACGGCCGCTGGGTGAGCTTCCGGAAAGAGGGCTTGCTCTGA
- a CDS encoding FKBP-type peptidyl-prolyl cis-trans isomerase: protein MTANIAASADDFTTLPSGVKYHDEVVGTGPEPQSGQTVVVQYTGWLDNNGQKGRKFDSSRDRSQPFSFILNDQQVIPGWDAGVATMHVGGKRTLIIPPDQAYGDQGAGGVIPPGATLIFDIELLGAN, encoded by the coding sequence ATGACCGCCAATATCGCCGCTTCGGCCGACGATTTCACGACCCTGCCGTCCGGCGTCAAATATCATGACGAAGTCGTCGGCACTGGGCCGGAGCCGCAGAGCGGCCAGACGGTCGTGGTGCAATACACGGGCTGGCTGGACAATAACGGCCAGAAGGGCCGCAAGTTCGACAGCTCGCGCGACCGTAGCCAGCCCTTCAGCTTCATCCTGAACGACCAGCAGGTCATTCCGGGTTGGGACGCGGGCGTTGCCACCATGCATGTCGGCGGCAAGCGCACGCTCATCATTCCGCCCGATCAGGCTTACGGCGACCAGGGCGCCGGCGGCGTCATTCCGCCCGGCGCCACGCTGATCTTCGATATCGAGCTGCTGGGCGCAAACTGA
- a CDS encoding DNA polymerase III subunit delta', whose product MTPRDNPDLLGHDAAEQSWQQARTSGRLHHAWLITGTRGIGKATLAYRLARTLLAGRKPGESLHVDPADPVFRRIAAGTHAGLMTVERGMDEKRKRMRQEIVVDEVREVSHFLRRTAGEGGWRVVIVDGAEEMNPNAANALLKLLEEPPTGALLLLVSHAAGLLPSTIRSRCRRLRLSPLSVTETETLLATALPDLSAQDRHHLAVMAEGAPGRALALAEGDGPAMAAQVSRVLASLPTGASAHAVADAVARDETDFSLFMEMLRQAVSLTVRQGARGLPDADQARLLASRSLEGWGAVWQALTHIQDETERLALDRRQAVLAGLSVMAGT is encoded by the coding sequence CTGACACCGCGCGACAATCCTGACCTGCTCGGCCATGACGCGGCAGAGCAAAGCTGGCAGCAGGCGCGGACCAGCGGGCGCCTGCACCATGCCTGGCTGATTACCGGCACGCGCGGCATCGGCAAGGCGACACTCGCCTATCGCCTCGCCCGCACGCTGCTCGCCGGCCGCAAGCCGGGCGAGAGCCTCCATGTCGATCCCGCCGATCCCGTGTTCCGCCGCATCGCCGCCGGAACCCATGCCGGCCTCATGACCGTCGAGCGCGGCATGGACGAGAAACGCAAGCGCATGCGGCAGGAGATCGTGGTCGATGAGGTTCGGGAGGTCTCGCATTTCCTGCGCCGCACGGCGGGCGAGGGCGGCTGGCGCGTCGTCATCGTCGATGGCGCCGAGGAGATGAACCCCAATGCCGCCAATGCCCTGCTGAAGCTGCTGGAGGAGCCGCCGACCGGCGCCCTTCTGCTGCTGGTGTCGCATGCGGCGGGGCTATTGCCCTCCACCATCCGCAGCCGGTGCCGCCGGCTGCGCCTGTCGCCGCTCTCGGTGACCGAGACCGAGACGCTGCTCGCCACCGCTTTGCCCGATCTTAGCGCCCAGGATCGCCACCACTTGGCGGTCATGGCCGAAGGCGCGCCGGGCCGTGCGCTGGCCTTGGCGGAGGGTGATGGCCCCGCGATGGCGGCGCAGGTGTCGCGCGTGCTGGCCTCGCTGCCGACAGGCGCTTCCGCGCATGCCGTGGCGGATGCTGTGGCGCGGGACGAGACGGATTTTTCGCTGTTCATGGAGATGCTGCGCCAAGCCGTCAGTCTGACCGTGCGGCAGGGCGCGCGGGGCCTGCCGGATGCCGATCAGGCGCGGCTGCTGGCGTCGCGTTCCCTTGAGGGCTGGGGTGCGGTATGGCAGGCGCTGACGCACATCCAGGATGAGACTGAGCGCCTTGCCCTCGATCGCCGTCAGGCGGTTCTGGCCGGCCTCAGCGTGATGGCAGGGACATGA
- a CDS encoding D-alanyl-D-alanine carboxypeptidase family protein, which translates to MNTRRLLLLSTAAIGSFAALPAWARKRVHAAKPGAPAAGAAGGDEGGPASNAAAVSTPANTPIGPLDTVASHAIVIDFNTGAVLLEKDPDTASPPSSLTKLMTIYITFSQLKSGKLRLDQTFLVSEQAWHMGGSRMFIQVGTNVTVEDLIRGIFVDSGNDAAVALAEGIGGSESAFANMMNDEAKKLGLTASHFVNASGWPADGHVMSVRDIATLGERIIRDFPDYYHYAGEQNFTYNKISQQNRNPLVTAGLGDGLKTGHTEEGGYSLAGTTMRNDRRIIVVLNGLPTWNSRVTESKRLMDWAFNNFEDVPLFTPGQQVTAAQVWLGETPTVGLTVAQTTVVTLPQGWRNSAKVAVDYAAPVPAPIVAGQKIGQISLSGVGIPSGQAAASAPLVAMNAVPRLGLPGRAFARLRHFITRA; encoded by the coding sequence ATGAACACCCGCCGCCTCCTGTTGCTCTCCACCGCCGCCATCGGCAGCTTTGCGGCTTTGCCCGCCTGGGCCCGCAAGCGCGTGCATGCCGCCAAGCCGGGTGCCCCCGCTGCGGGCGCCGCCGGCGGTGACGAGGGCGGACCCGCCAGCAACGCCGCTGCTGTTTCGACCCCCGCGAATACCCCGATCGGGCCGCTGGACACGGTGGCAAGCCATGCCATTGTCATCGATTTCAACACCGGCGCCGTTCTGCTCGAAAAAGACCCCGATACCGCCAGCCCGCCGTCCTCCCTCACCAAGCTGATGACGATCTACATCACCTTCAGCCAGTTGAAGTCGGGCAAGCTGCGCCTCGACCAGACCTTCCTCGTCAGCGAGCAGGCCTGGCACATGGGCGGGTCGCGCATGTTCATTCAGGTCGGGACCAACGTCACGGTCGAGGATCTGATCCGGGGCATCTTCGTCGATTCCGGGAATGACGCGGCGGTGGCGCTGGCCGAGGGCATCGGCGGGTCCGAAAGCGCCTTTGCCAATATGATGAACGACGAGGCCAAGAAGCTCGGCCTCACGGCCTCCCATTTCGTCAATGCCTCAGGCTGGCCGGCGGATGGCCATGTCATGTCGGTGCGCGACATCGCGACGCTCGGTGAGCGCATCATTCGCGACTTCCCGGATTACTACCATTACGCGGGCGAGCAGAACTTCACGTACAACAAGATCAGCCAGCAGAATCGCAATCCGCTGGTGACGGCGGGCCTCGGGGACGGTCTCAAGACCGGTCATACCGAGGAGGGCGGCTATTCCCTCGCCGGCACCACCATGCGCAACGATCGCCGCATCATCGTCGTGCTCAATGGCTTGCCGACATGGAACTCGCGCGTCACGGAATCCAAGCGGCTGATGGACTGGGCGTTCAACAATTTCGAGGACGTGCCGCTGTTCACGCCGGGCCAGCAAGTGACGGCCGCGCAGGTCTGGTTGGGGGAGACGCCGACCGTGGGGCTGACGGTTGCTCAGACCACGGTGGTGACCTTGCCGCAGGGTTGGCGCAACTCGGCCAAGGTTGCGGTGGATTACGCCGCGCCGGTGCCCGCCCCGATCGTCGCCGGGCAGAAGATTGGCCAGATCAGCCTGAGCGGCGTCGGCATCCCGAGTGGGCAGGCCGCCGCCAGCGCGCCGCTGGTCGCCATGAACGCCGTGCCGCGTCTTGGTTTGCCCGGCCGCGCCTTTGCGCGTCTGCGGCATTTCATCACCCGCGCTTAG
- a CDS encoding TatD family hydrolase: MLIDSHCHLDYFKDEELPEVIARARAAGVGEMVSIGTSLEQSRRILALVEDQPGIWCSVGIHPQHAHEEPVPDPADLVAMTQHPKVIGIGESGLDYFYETAPHEVQQAGFRAHIRAARQAGLPLAIHARSADADIEAILREERDAGGPFDFLLHCFTAGRPLAEAAMEMGGYISFSGILTFPKSTELRDIARDMPADRILVETDSPYLAPMPHRGKRNEPGWVAHTAATLATVRGLETEALGALTTANFRRLYPKAIAA, translated from the coding sequence ATGCTGATCGATAGCCATTGCCACCTTGACTATTTCAAGGACGAGGAACTGCCCGAGGTCATCGCCCGCGCTCGCGCCGCCGGCGTGGGGGAGATGGTGTCCATCGGCACCAGCCTGGAACAGTCCCGCCGTATTCTCGCGCTCGTCGAGGATCAGCCGGGCATCTGGTGTTCGGTCGGCATCCATCCCCAGCATGCGCATGAGGAGCCGGTGCCCGATCCGGCCGATCTCGTCGCCATGACCCAACACCCCAAGGTCATCGGCATCGGCGAAAGCGGCCTCGACTATTTCTATGAGACGGCGCCGCATGAGGTGCAGCAGGCGGGCTTCCGCGCCCATATCCGCGCCGCCCGGCAGGCGGGATTGCCTCTGGCCATTCACGCCCGCAGTGCCGACGCGGATATCGAGGCAATCCTGCGGGAGGAGCGCGATGCCGGCGGCCCCTTCGATTTTTTGCTCCATTGCTTCACGGCCGGTCGACCGCTGGCCGAGGCGGCCATGGAGATGGGCGGCTATATCAGCTTCTCCGGCATCCTGACCTTTCCGAAATCGACCGAGTTGCGCGACATCGCGCGGGATATGCCGGCTGACCGTATCCTTGTGGAAACGGATTCGCCCTACCTCGCGCCGATGCCCCATCGCGGCAAGCGCAACGAACCCGGCTGGGTCGCCCATACGGCCGCGACGCTCGCCACCGTGCGCGGGCTGGAAACAGAGGCGCTTGGCGCTCTGACCACGGCGAATTTCCGCCGGCTTTATCCGAAGGCGATTGCAGCTTGA
- a CDS encoding GIY-YIG nuclease family protein: MGGWVYIMSGRRNGTLYIGVTTDIVARAWQHRNGLVAGFTKRYGLSILVHVETHESILAAIQREKTLKHWPRIWKIALIERGNPDWSDLFPLLG; the protein is encoded by the coding sequence ATGGGCGGCTGGGTCTACATCATGAGCGGTCGGCGCAACGGGACGCTTTATATCGGCGTGACGACCGACATCGTCGCCCGCGCCTGGCAGCATCGAAATGGGCTGGTAGCGGGTTTTACCAAACGATACGGGCTTTCTATCCTGGTCCATGTCGAAACGCATGAGTCCATTCTCGCGGCCATTCAACGGGAGAAGACGTTGAAGCATTGGCCGCGTATCTGGAAGATCGCGCTGATCGAACGCGGCAACCCAGACTGGTCTGACCTGTTTCCGTTGTTGGGGTAA
- a CDS encoding SPOR domain-containing protein, which produces MKLTLAFATALVVAGCTHRAPPVASHPVYTIGSGYEAQGVWHYPREDLGYTRTGLASVYGDDAPSVTADGEGYDPDAMTGAHPTLQLPAIVQVTNLQTGRQLLLRLNDRGPADPGRILEVTPKAADLLGIPADGAAEVRIVIQQGPSQALADSLGGGIKIAAAPVTGFQSASLAPPAGVAQSGGNAVGPSAGAGEQAVAQAVPPLDLPVTLTQGPADPGSLYIQSGSFGRQSDAWRASAGLSGLPNAHVIALAGEGRTLYGVLTGPYPSVPQADAALASTLRSGGIDATIVVR; this is translated from the coding sequence ATGAAGCTGACCCTGGCTTTCGCGACGGCGCTGGTCGTGGCCGGCTGCACCCATCGCGCGCCGCCCGTCGCGTCCCACCCCGTCTATACGATCGGCTCGGGCTATGAGGCGCAGGGCGTTTGGCACTATCCGCGCGAGGATCTCGGCTACACCCGCACCGGTCTCGCCTCTGTCTATGGCGACGATGCGCCGAGCGTCACGGCCGATGGTGAGGGCTATGACCCGGATGCCATGACCGGCGCGCACCCGACGCTGCAACTGCCGGCGATCGTTCAGGTCACCAATCTGCAGACCGGGCGGCAGCTTCTGTTGCGCCTCAATGACCGCGGGCCCGCCGATCCGGGCCGGATTCTGGAAGTCACGCCCAAGGCCGCCGACCTGCTTGGCATTCCCGCCGATGGCGCGGCCGAAGTGCGGATCGTGATCCAGCAGGGGCCGAGCCAGGCGCTGGCCGATAGCCTCGGGGGCGGCATCAAGATCGCCGCCGCACCGGTGACCGGATTCCAGTCGGCGAGCCTCGCGCCGCCGGCGGGCGTCGCCCAATCGGGCGGCAATGCTGTGGGTCCGTCCGCAGGCGCCGGCGAACAGGCGGTCGCGCAGGCTGTGCCGCCGCTCGATCTGCCGGTGACGCTGACGCAGGGTCCTGCCGATCCCGGCAGCCTCTACATCCAATCGGGCAGCTTCGGTCGTCAGAGCGATGCCTGGCGCGCCTCGGCCGGTCTGTCGGGCCTTCCCAACGCCCATGTCATCGCCCTCGCGGGTGAGGGACGCACGCTCTATGGTGTCCTCACCGGCCCCTATCCGTCCGTGCCGCAAGCCGATGCGGCGCTCGCTTCGACGTTACGCTCCGGCGGCATCGACGCGACGATTGTCGTCAGATAG
- a CDS encoding lytic murein transglycosylase, producing MFRRTLLSLIPAASGALVLGAAAPARAADGSFYSFLVAFDAKAAANGISYATRRATLNGLTANQTVIDLINRQPEFTQTWAQYSAGRLSATRIAHGKENFAAYRTTLAAVQDRFGVDPSVIMGIWGLETNYGTTTGGFSVVQALATLGWSSHRASYFQSELLAALRILDHGDITPAAMTGSYAGAMGQPQFMPSVYLKLAVDFTGDGRRDIWTNTPDSLASIGNYLHVSGWRNGEPWGESVVLGAGVDAAGNDPDQAQPLSNWLAMGVRRLPGHRAVSSAMPARLIQPDGVGGSSFLVYPNYKAIRRYNPSDFYALSVGLLGDIVTA from the coding sequence ATGTTCCGCCGCACCCTTCTCAGTCTGATTCCCGCCGCCTCCGGGGCGCTCGTGCTCGGCGCCGCAGCGCCTGCGCGCGCGGCCGATGGCAGCTTCTACAGCTTCCTGGTGGCTTTCGACGCCAAGGCCGCAGCGAATGGCATAAGCTACGCCACGCGCCGCGCGACGCTGAATGGCCTCACCGCCAATCAGACTGTGATCGACCTCATCAATCGCCAGCCGGAATTCACCCAGACCTGGGCGCAGTATTCCGCCGGCCGCCTGTCGGCGACGCGCATCGCGCATGGCAAGGAGAATTTCGCGGCCTACCGCACCACCCTGGCCGCCGTGCAGGACCGCTTCGGCGTCGATCCCAGCGTCATCATGGGTATCTGGGGATTGGAGACCAATTACGGCACGACCACCGGCGGGTTTTCGGTGGTGCAGGCCCTGGCGACGCTGGGCTGGAGCAGCCATCGGGCGAGCTATTTCCAATCGGAATTGCTCGCGGCACTGCGCATCCTCGACCATGGCGATATCACGCCCGCCGCCATGACCGGCAGCTACGCCGGCGCCATGGGCCAGCCGCAATTCATGCCCAGCGTCTACCTCAAGCTGGCGGTGGATTTCACGGGCGATGGCCGCCGCGACATCTGGACCAATACGCCCGATAGCCTGGCCTCGATCGGCAACTATCTGCACGTCTCCGGCTGGCGGAACGGCGAGCCCTGGGGCGAGTCGGTGGTCCTGGGCGCTGGCGTCGATGCGGCCGGAAATGACCCCGACCAGGCGCAACCCTTGTCGAACTGGCTCGCCATGGGCGTGCGCCGTTTGCCCGGCCACCGGGCGGTTTCCTCCGCGATGCCGGCGCGCCTGATCCAGCCTGATGGTGTCGGCGGCAGTTCCTTCCTGGTCTATCCGAATTACAAGGCGATCCGCCGCTACAACCCATCCGATTTCTACGCCCTCTCGGTGGGCTTGCTCGGCGATATCGTCACCGCATGA
- the metG gene encoding methionine--tRNA ligase has protein sequence MTNSFYVTTPIYYVNGAPHIGHAYTSIAADVVARWKRLDGYEVFFLTGTDEHGQKVEKAALDAGLDPQTFTDGFAEEFRMMAAGLGISNDDFIRTTEPRHKLACAALWNKLVESGDIYLGHYEGWYALRDEAFYAEDELTTNVHGIRVGPSGAPVEWVREPSYFFRLSAWGDRLLAFYEANPDFIAPHAQKREVLSFVKGGLNDLSVSRTSFTWGVEVPNDPAHVMYVWLDALTNYLTAIGYPDAAAPRAHFWPADVHMVGKDIIRFHAVYWPAFLMAAGLPAPKRVSANGWWTVDGEKMSKSIGNVIEPSALIEEFGRDAVRFFLMREMPFGNDGDYSRRGLISRLNVELANDLGNLAQRSLSMIARNCEGRLPPLPEPVTEADRALLEQAAALPGQMRAAIDSQAFHNGLEDAWRVIRAANAYIDHQAPWALKKTDVVRMGAVLRVLADVIRTVATVLQPFMPDSTARMLDQVGVPAEARDIAGLAQPLVEGSILPAPQGIFPRFVEEAA, from the coding sequence ATGACCAACAGTTTCTATGTGACGACGCCGATCTATTACGTGAACGGGGCGCCGCATATCGGTCACGCCTATACCTCGATCGCGGCTGATGTCGTGGCCCGCTGGAAGCGGCTGGACGGCTACGAGGTCTTCTTCCTGACCGGCACGGACGAGCACGGCCAGAAGGTCGAGAAGGCGGCGTTGGATGCGGGCCTCGATCCGCAGACCTTCACCGATGGTTTCGCCGAGGAGTTCCGCATGATGGCGGCGGGCCTGGGCATTTCCAACGACGATTTCATCCGCACCACCGAGCCACGCCACAAGCTGGCCTGCGCCGCGCTCTGGAACAAACTGGTCGAGTCGGGTGACATCTATCTCGGCCATTACGAAGGCTGGTACGCCCTGCGGGACGAGGCCTTCTATGCCGAGGATGAGCTGACCACCAATGTCCACGGCATTCGCGTCGGCCCCAGCGGCGCGCCGGTGGAGTGGGTGCGGGAGCCGTCATATTTCTTCCGCCTCTCCGCCTGGGGCGACCGGCTGCTCGCCTTCTATGAGGCGAACCCCGATTTCATCGCCCCCCATGCACAAAAGCGCGAAGTGCTGAGTTTCGTGAAGGGCGGCTTGAACGACTTGTCCGTCAGTCGCACCAGCTTCACCTGGGGCGTCGAGGTGCCGAACGATCCCGCTCATGTCATGTACGTCTGGCTCGATGCGCTGACGAACTATCTCACCGCCATCGGCTATCCCGATGCGGCAGCACCGCGGGCGCATTTTTGGCCGGCCGATGTCCATATGGTCGGCAAGGACATCATCCGCTTCCATGCCGTCTATTGGCCCGCCTTCTTGATGGCCGCCGGCCTGCCCGCGCCGAAGCGCGTCAGCGCCAATGGCTGGTGGACGGTGGACGGTGAGAAGATGAGCAAGTCGATCGGCAATGTGATCGAGCCATCTGCCCTGATCGAGGAATTCGGGCGCGATGCGGTTCGGTTCTTCCTGATGCGGGAAATGCCTTTCGGCAATGACGGCGATTACAGCCGGCGCGGGCTGATCAGCCGCCTCAATGTCGAACTCGCCAACGATCTCGGCAATCTCGCGCAGCGCAGCCTGTCGATGATCGCGCGCAATTGCGAGGGCCGGCTGCCACCGTTGCCCGAACCGGTGACCGAAGCCGATCGCGCTCTGCTCGAGCAGGCGGCGGCGCTGCCCGGCCAGATGCGCGCGGCGATCGATAGCCAGGCCTTCCATAACGGCCTCGAAGACGCCTGGCGCGTCATCCGCGCGGCCAATGCCTATATCGACCACCAGGCGCCCTGGGCGCTGAAGAAGACAGATGTCGTGCGCATGGGCGCGGTGCTGCGCGTGCTCGCGGATGTCATCCGCACGGTGGCCACCGTGCTGCAGCCCTTCATGCCGGATAGCACGGCGCGGATGCTGGATCAGGTCGGTGTGCCGGCCGAGGCGCGTGACATTGCTGGGCTGGCGCAGCCGCTGGTCGAGGGCAGCATCCTGCCCGCGCCGCAGGGCATCTTCCCGCGCTTCGTCGAGGAAGCTGCCTAG
- a CDS encoding MBL fold metallo-hydrolase, with protein sequence MKVIVLGCGGSAGVPMIGGADGRGDWGECDPAEKRNRRTRSSIVVQGNSGRRFLVDTSPDMRTQLIDHGIVSVEGILFTHSHADHILGLDDVRILNRIIGRPMPVRADAHTVSELQRRFDYAFLPWRPPGFIRPVLDIDVVKSGDRVSLAGIEIEVFDQDHGFSTTLGFRLGRFAYCTDVVDLDAPAWAALEGIDTWMVDCFQREPHRTHASLAMVVEWAAKLGARRTILTHMGTDMDWGWMMRNLPRGLEPAYDGMEITIPE encoded by the coding sequence TTGAAAGTAATCGTTTTGGGCTGCGGCGGCTCTGCGGGCGTGCCGATGATCGGCGGCGCCGATGGTCGGGGCGATTGGGGCGAATGCGACCCGGCAGAAAAGCGCAACCGACGCACCCGGTCGAGCATCGTGGTGCAGGGCAATAGCGGCCGACGCTTTCTGGTCGATACCTCCCCGGATATGCGGACCCAGTTGATCGACCACGGCATCGTCTCCGTGGAGGGGATCCTGTTCACCCATTCCCATGCCGACCACATTCTGGGGCTGGATGATGTGCGCATCCTGAACCGCATCATCGGGCGGCCGATGCCGGTGCGGGCCGACGCCCATACCGTGAGCGAGTTGCAGCGCCGTTTCGATTACGCCTTCCTGCCATGGCGTCCGCCCGGCTTCATCCGCCCGGTATTGGACATCGATGTCGTGAAAAGCGGCGACCGCGTCTCCCTTGCCGGGATCGAGATCGAGGTTTTCGACCAGGACCATGGCTTCTCAACCACGCTCGGGTTTCGCCTCGGCCGCTTCGCCTATTGCACGGATGTGGTGGATCTCGATGCGCCGGCTTGGGCGGCTCTGGAAGGCATCGACACTTGGATGGTCGATTGTTTCCAGCGTGAGCCGCATCGGACCCATGCGTCCTTGGCGATGGTGGTGGAATGGGCGGCGAAGCTTGGCGCGCGGCGCACCATCCTCACCCATATGGGCACCGACATGGATTGGGGCTGGATGATGCGCAATCTGCCGCGCGGGCTGGAACCCGCCTATGACGGCATGGAAATTACCATTCCAGAGTAG
- the map gene encoding type I methionyl aminopeptidase, which translates to MDGETESRRITLYEQGDFVGMRAAGRLAAEVLDMIAPHVVPGVTTDRLDSLCHDFILAHDAVPAPLNYRGFPKSICTSINHVVCHGIPGERRLEDGDILNIDITVILNGWYGDTSRMYVAGNASTRAKRLIDVTYESLMLGIAAVKPGATLGDIGHAIQSFVEPQRFSIVRDFCGHGIGRRFHEPPNILHYGRAREGTTLRAGMFFTIEPMVNAGRSDVKILDDGWTAVTRDRSLSAQFEHMIGVTKDGCEIFTLSPAGMTKPPYD; encoded by the coding sequence ATGGATGGCGAAACGGAATCTCGGCGCATTACGCTTTACGAGCAGGGCGATTTCGTCGGCATGCGCGCGGCGGGCCGGTTGGCCGCCGAAGTGCTCGACATGATCGCGCCGCATGTGGTGCCGGGCGTCACCACCGACCGGCTCGACAGCCTGTGCCATGACTTCATCCTCGCGCATGACGCGGTGCCGGCGCCGCTGAACTATCGTGGTTTTCCGAAATCGATCTGCACCTCGATCAACCATGTCGTGTGCCACGGCATTCCGGGCGAGCGGCGCCTGGAAGACGGCGACATCCTCAATATCGACATCACCGTGATCCTGAACGGCTGGTATGGCGACACCAGCCGCATGTATGTCGCGGGCAATGCCAGCACCCGCGCCAAGCGACTGATCGACGTCACGTATGAGTCGCTGATGCTCGGCATCGCGGCGGTGAAGCCGGGGGCGACGCTGGGCGATATCGGCCACGCCATCCAGAGCTTCGTCGAACCGCAGCGGTTTAGCATCGTGCGGGATTTCTGCGGCCACGGCATCGGGCGGCGCTTCCACGAGCCGCCGAACATCCTGCATTACGGCCGCGCGCGGGAGGGCACGACGCTGCGCGCCGGCATGTTCTTCACGATCGAGCCGATGGTGAATGCCGGTCGTTCGGACGTGAAGATTCTGGATGACGGTTGGACTGCCGTAACACGCGACCGCAGCCTGTCGGCGCAGTTCGAACATATGATCGGCGTGACGAAGGACGGGTGCGAGATCTTCACGCTGTCGCCGGCCGGGATGACGAAACCGCCTTACGATTGA
- the tmk gene encoding dTMP kinase: MTANAPFIAFEGGDGAGKGGALVTLAAALTADGHDVLSTREPGGTPEGLELRALLLAASGAVWDQGSELLLMTAARIQHVKRVIRPALAAGRVVLCDRFLGSTLAYQGGGRGIEADLILDLHRRFVEDFRPDLTVLLDVDPATGIGRSRRRLADDATDEGRFEGLDLGFHQRVRASFRAQAAQDPYRTILIDADRAIDVVQQDVVSHVRSRLAASLSQG; this comes from the coding sequence ATGACGGCGAACGCTCCCTTCATCGCCTTCGAAGGCGGGGACGGCGCCGGCAAGGGCGGTGCGCTCGTAACCCTCGCGGCGGCGCTCACCGCCGATGGGCATGACGTGCTGTCGACGCGCGAGCCCGGCGGTACGCCGGAAGGGCTGGAACTCCGCGCCTTGCTGCTCGCGGCCTCCGGCGCCGTCTGGGACCAAGGCTCCGAACTTCTGCTGATGACCGCCGCCCGCATCCAGCACGTCAAGCGCGTCATCCGCCCGGCGTTGGCGGCCGGCCGCGTCGTGCTGTGTGACCGGTTCCTGGGCTCCACGCTCGCCTATCAAGGTGGCGGGCGCGGCATCGAGGCTGACCTCATTCTCGATCTGCATCGCCGCTTCGTGGAGGATTTCCGCCCCGATCTCACGGTGCTGCTGGATGTCGATCCTGCCACAGGCATCGGCCGCAGCCGCCGGCGCCTGGCCGATGACGCGACCGATGAGGGGCGTTTCGAAGGTCTCGACCTCGGGTTCCACCAGCGCGTGCGGGCCTCATTTCGTGCCCAGGCGGCCCAGGATCCTTACCGCACCATCCTCATCGACGCCGACCGTGCCATCGATGTCGTGCAACAGGATGTCGTCAGCCACGTCCGATCCCGGCTCGCGGCCTCCCTCAGTCAAGGATAG